The following are encoded in a window of Mycobacterium vicinigordonae genomic DNA:
- a CDS encoding class I SAM-dependent methyltransferase: MGAGDGLLAYRLSAQIAEVTGVDSDPSVIERARSDWPGIAWIEGDVMTTPLPVDHYEVVAAVAMVHHLPDLHAALARLADLTATADLSASSAARAVRQSVIEMKRHSDEILVARGKKIAKLPRIGLTAVDQRRRQHAHWSTM, encoded by the coding sequence GTGGGCGCCGGTGACGGTTTGCTGGCATATCGTCTGAGCGCGCAGATCGCCGAGGTCACGGGCGTCGATTCCGACCCTTCGGTTATCGAACGCGCAAGATCCGATTGGCCGGGAATCGCGTGGATTGAGGGTGACGTCATGACCACCCCATTGCCTGTCGATCACTATGAAGTTGTGGCCGCCGTCGCTATGGTTCACCACCTGCCCGACCTCCACGCTGCGCTGGCGCGATTGGCAGACCTCACCGCAACGGCGGATCTCTCGGCATCATCGGCTGCGCGCGCAGTTCGACAATCGGTGATCGAGATGAAACGTCACAGTGACGAAATCCTGGTGGCCCGGGGGAAGAAGATCGCCAAGCTGCCGAGGATCGGGTTGACTGCCGTCGACCAACGAAGGCGGCAACACGCGCATTGGTCAACCATGTGA
- a CDS encoding APC family permease, with protein MIGAGIFAALGPAARAAGPGLLIGLTIAAVVAYCNATSSARLAARYPASGGTYLYGRKRLGDFWGYLAGWGFVVGKTASCAAMALTVGAYAWPSQAHPIAAASVVALTALNYTGVQKSARLTRLIVAMVLAVLTAIVIAALRSPTTSLAHLHVAGATASGVLQAAGLLFFAFAGYARIATLGEEVLDPARTIPRAIPLALGIALAVYAAVAVTALGVLGPDRLAAAEAPLSEVARTAGPKWLVATVQVGAVVAALGSLLALLLGVSRTTLAMARDRHLPHGLSAVHPKFHVPHRAELLIGAVVTVVAACADVRSAIGFSSFAVLLYYAIANASALTLRPAENRPPRAIPVIGLVGCLALAFTLPVSSVVSGTGVLSVGAAAYGLRRAHGATRRARSKRGGSDD; from the coding sequence ATGATCGGGGCCGGGATCTTCGCCGCACTCGGTCCGGCCGCTCGCGCCGCGGGCCCCGGATTGCTGATCGGGCTGACGATCGCGGCGGTGGTGGCTTACTGCAACGCGACGTCGTCGGCGCGGCTGGCCGCGCGCTATCCGGCATCTGGCGGTACCTACCTATACGGGCGGAAACGACTGGGAGACTTCTGGGGTTATCTGGCCGGGTGGGGATTCGTCGTGGGCAAGACCGCCTCATGTGCGGCCATGGCGCTCACCGTCGGAGCGTACGCGTGGCCCTCGCAAGCCCATCCGATTGCCGCCGCGTCCGTCGTCGCATTGACCGCGCTCAACTACACCGGGGTGCAGAAGTCGGCCCGGCTAACCCGGCTCATCGTCGCGATGGTGCTGGCCGTGCTGACAGCCATAGTAATTGCGGCGTTACGGTCCCCTACCACCAGCCTTGCCCACCTCCACGTCGCCGGCGCCACTGCAAGCGGAGTCCTACAGGCCGCAGGCCTACTGTTTTTCGCATTCGCCGGCTATGCGCGCATCGCCACCCTCGGTGAGGAAGTCCTCGACCCGGCGCGAACCATTCCCCGCGCGATCCCACTCGCCCTGGGGATCGCCCTGGCCGTCTACGCCGCCGTCGCAGTGACAGCGCTAGGCGTGCTGGGACCAGATCGGCTCGCCGCCGCAGAGGCCCCCCTATCGGAGGTCGCACGTACCGCAGGGCCGAAATGGCTGGTGGCCACCGTGCAAGTCGGCGCGGTGGTCGCCGCGCTCGGTTCCCTCCTGGCGCTTTTGCTCGGGGTCTCCCGCACCACCCTCGCGATGGCGCGAGACCGTCACCTCCCACATGGGTTATCGGCCGTGCATCCCAAGTTCCATGTGCCGCACCGCGCCGAACTTCTAATCGGAGCGGTCGTTACCGTCGTCGCGGCCTGCGCAGATGTCCGCAGCGCGATCGGGTTCTCCTCCTTCGCGGTGTTGCTCTACTACGCGATCGCCAACGCCTCGGCGTTGACACTGCGTCCCGCGGAGAACCGCCCGCCGCGTGCCATCCCGGTAATCGGTCTTGTGGGATGCCTGGCCTTGGCGTTCACGCTCCCGGTGTCCTCAGTGGTCTCCGGGACTGGGGTGCTCAGCGTTGGCGCTGCGGCTTATGGACTCCGCCGCGCCCACGGCGCCACCCGACGCGCCCGCTCCAAGCGCGGGGGGTCAGACGACTAA
- a CDS encoding DUF3376 domain-containing protein, with translation MAESTAQAPAVQAVPQRTLRLALAMRGGVSLAVWIGGAVTEIDLFRRACLTDSPATGIRADKYRELLTRTRKYNTVEIDILAGASAGGLNAVLYGLAQTCGSVLDTVAHDTWVRDGGMWELLRKPGFGRAPSLLRGDEQFFPVLRQALDAILASGGASTVAKRLSVELAATLLADVTKTDRANRARFSFMATQGTLISGYRGIPSTTDHDDAEILAALDRLALAARATSSFPGAFEPASIFSTTIRPSHPELEDPPALPPYFEPASHGDIKRGSSVEQRPESPMAGLGVNMSTAFPYARWFPFAHDDPVSDEPVSEPFYVVDGGIFDNIPIDRAIRAIAQAPAAHPSERYLLYLDPEPPTPPNAGTDAAHYDTALNWVRVIQRCLRLKQRSETSDDELNLILEHNNSVLAIRGRVEALADQVRRSPEILSELIDPQTYTQCRITTDTEWISQLLTNPWAELCQPPHAGGDYTALDPAQALTIKNQVSAAYNAPGVHELIPHDLIALADQVRVLLAWVRALEDLLQALAAGETDALATLLPDRTECAATLRGWKLTLYRWLTVLAEAKHHAIDEVLAQPLRTRTLNHSKYPLRQRLEESWETQRQLALSDALERLLCARGATEDESLFYQALSEARPFPPGAGRRIRDVAPEAFKSARDEIVGASKVISDEVCRLPQPLTPALRYWTESVYALFYTCPELASVAQLAMLFALTGVPDTASIINFDRITSDETPAVDTTVLADAARAVQLRTWIRKGTRGQPIHRLIDAPPDNLVTADAKLAGNVLSRFGGFLLTDWRRNDWQWGRLDAAAAITRILGDTRPPPTQRPHETEAQFRARLDEQEEQRRVDIKYLQDSIAADATLTGHGAANDAALTETVGGQTLGAVCPQYRFALASRVVPLLYRAVLPAGSSGWPTTSAAWLGQLLLLRPAAVPVPLVADPLRALLALATVLLSAALLGVSDSPRPLHIVYGLLFITIGSVITLRAVRLEMNWRTLKETIDTSNDRRVQWRKLLDSADRWWYRAASAVLGVAVTAIGGAHIYQVITRWHSGRAVQPDYPTVPFEAFAAAAVMILTAAHWLNKRSVDVVVPRTQVAIPRTVRSRRTALGAVAVALLGATILSAFATPSSHPQPWSAWLRPQATWMLGGSGPWFHAWTASAAIAGLAVAILTVLSLSGWAHPWGIASCAVGISTGAVLLQSVFDVWWRTTAGRPILDLLPTLTWMVLLGAVIAAIPVRLDNYGDPGAPRRPRGHREQARSA, from the coding sequence ATGGCGGAATCGACAGCTCAAGCACCCGCGGTCCAGGCGGTCCCGCAGCGTACGCTGCGGCTCGCGCTGGCCATGCGTGGCGGAGTGAGCTTGGCGGTGTGGATCGGCGGCGCGGTCACTGAGATCGACCTTTTCCGTCGCGCGTGTTTGACCGATTCGCCGGCCACTGGTATCCGGGCGGACAAATACCGGGAATTGCTGACGCGCACCAGGAAGTACAACACCGTCGAAATTGACATCCTGGCAGGCGCTAGTGCGGGCGGGCTCAATGCGGTGTTGTACGGCCTGGCGCAGACCTGCGGGTCAGTCCTCGATACGGTCGCGCACGACACTTGGGTCCGTGACGGCGGAATGTGGGAACTGCTGCGCAAACCCGGTTTTGGACGCGCGCCGTCGTTACTGCGCGGCGATGAACAGTTCTTTCCTGTGCTGCGGCAAGCACTGGACGCCATACTCGCCAGCGGCGGCGCGAGCACTGTCGCGAAGCGGCTCAGCGTGGAGTTGGCGGCCACGCTGCTTGCCGATGTGACGAAGACCGATCGCGCCAACCGGGCGCGATTCTCCTTCATGGCCACCCAAGGAACGCTCATATCAGGCTACCGGGGCATCCCATCCACCACCGACCACGACGACGCCGAGATTCTCGCGGCGCTCGACCGGCTGGCGCTGGCCGCTCGGGCGACGTCTTCATTCCCCGGCGCATTCGAGCCCGCCAGCATCTTTTCGACCACGATCAGACCCAGCCACCCCGAGCTTGAGGACCCGCCGGCGTTGCCGCCATACTTTGAACCCGCCAGCCACGGAGACATCAAGCGCGGCAGCAGCGTTGAGCAGCGGCCCGAGTCACCGATGGCCGGACTCGGGGTCAACATGTCGACGGCTTTCCCCTACGCGAGATGGTTCCCCTTCGCTCACGACGATCCGGTCAGTGATGAACCGGTCAGTGAACCGTTCTACGTTGTCGACGGCGGCATCTTCGACAACATTCCGATCGACCGCGCCATTCGCGCCATCGCCCAGGCACCCGCCGCCCATCCCTCGGAACGGTATTTGCTCTACCTGGATCCTGAACCGCCAACACCGCCGAACGCCGGCACCGATGCCGCGCATTACGACACCGCCCTGAACTGGGTCCGCGTCATCCAACGCTGCCTGCGCCTCAAGCAGCGATCAGAAACCTCCGACGACGAATTGAATCTGATTCTCGAGCACAACAATTCGGTGCTGGCCATCCGCGGGAGGGTGGAGGCGCTGGCCGACCAGGTGCGCCGCAGTCCCGAAATTCTGTCCGAGCTCATCGACCCGCAAACGTATACCCAGTGCCGGATCACGACGGACACCGAATGGATCTCGCAGCTGCTCACCAACCCGTGGGCCGAGTTGTGCCAACCTCCACACGCCGGCGGTGACTACACCGCCCTAGATCCCGCACAGGCGCTCACGATCAAGAACCAGGTGAGCGCTGCCTACAATGCGCCCGGAGTCCACGAGCTGATTCCCCACGATCTGATCGCATTGGCCGACCAGGTCCGCGTGCTACTGGCCTGGGTGCGTGCCCTGGAAGATCTCCTACAGGCGCTGGCCGCCGGCGAAACCGACGCGCTTGCCACATTGCTCCCGGATCGGACGGAGTGCGCGGCAACGCTGCGCGGCTGGAAGCTCACGCTCTATCGATGGCTGACAGTACTTGCCGAAGCTAAGCATCACGCGATCGATGAGGTTCTGGCACAACCGCTGCGCACCCGCACGCTTAACCACTCGAAATACCCACTACGCCAGCGGCTGGAAGAGAGCTGGGAGACCCAACGCCAACTGGCGCTTAGCGATGCACTCGAAAGGCTGCTGTGCGCACGAGGCGCGACCGAGGACGAGAGCTTGTTCTATCAGGCGCTATCGGAGGCTCGCCCCTTCCCACCTGGGGCGGGGCGGCGAATTCGTGACGTCGCACCCGAGGCGTTCAAGTCCGCCCGCGACGAAATCGTCGGTGCCTCGAAAGTCATTTCCGATGAGGTCTGTCGGTTGCCTCAACCGCTGACCCCGGCGCTGCGGTATTGGACGGAATCGGTGTACGCGCTGTTCTATACCTGCCCGGAATTGGCCAGCGTCGCCCAGCTCGCCATGTTGTTCGCACTGACCGGAGTTCCCGATACCGCATCGATCATCAATTTCGATCGGATCACCAGTGATGAGACACCCGCGGTCGACACGACGGTGCTGGCAGACGCCGCTCGTGCCGTGCAGCTGCGGACCTGGATCAGAAAAGGCACCCGTGGACAACCGATCCACCGCCTGATCGACGCGCCGCCCGACAATTTGGTCACCGCTGACGCCAAACTAGCGGGCAATGTGTTGAGTCGATTCGGCGGCTTTCTCCTCACTGACTGGCGCCGCAACGACTGGCAGTGGGGCCGACTTGATGCCGCTGCCGCCATCACTCGGATCCTGGGCGACACCCGGCCGCCACCGACTCAGCGGCCTCACGAGACTGAAGCGCAGTTCCGCGCACGGCTAGACGAGCAAGAAGAGCAACGCCGAGTCGACATCAAATACCTCCAGGATTCGATTGCCGCCGACGCCACACTGACTGGACACGGAGCGGCCAACGACGCCGCACTGACGGAGACCGTTGGTGGACAAACACTGGGTGCGGTCTGTCCGCAATACCGGTTCGCGCTGGCGTCACGTGTCGTGCCCCTGCTCTACCGAGCGGTATTGCCGGCTGGGTCCTCGGGATGGCCCACTACATCGGCAGCATGGCTGGGTCAGCTGCTGTTGCTGCGGCCCGCGGCGGTGCCTGTGCCGTTGGTTGCCGATCCGCTACGCGCGTTGCTCGCGCTGGCGACGGTGCTGTTATCCGCGGCGCTGCTCGGTGTGTCCGACAGTCCCCGCCCGCTTCACATCGTCTACGGACTTCTCTTCATCACGATCGGTTCGGTTATCACGCTGCGGGCAGTGCGACTCGAAATGAACTGGCGCACTCTGAAAGAGACGATCGACACGTCCAATGATCGACGCGTTCAGTGGCGCAAACTACTCGATAGCGCCGATCGCTGGTGGTATCGGGCCGCATCGGCAGTCTTGGGTGTGGCTGTGACCGCGATCGGCGGGGCGCACATCTACCAAGTAATCACACGGTGGCACTCGGGCCGCGCCGTCCAGCCGGATTATCCGACGGTCCCCTTCGAGGCGTTCGCCGCCGCGGCCGTGATGATCCTTACTGCCGCACATTGGTTGAACAAGCGCTCCGTCGACGTCGTCGTCCCGAGGACGCAAGTGGCGATACCCCGCACCGTCCGGTCACGCCGCACCGCCTTGGGGGCTGTGGCGGTCGCGCTGTTGGGCGCCACGATCCTGTCGGCGTTCGCGACGCCCAGCTCCCACCCGCAGCCGTGGTCGGCATGGTTGCGCCCGCAGGCCACCTGGATGCTCGGCGGTTCCGGTCCGTGGTTTCACGCCTGGACCGCTTCCGCGGCGATCGCCGGTCTTGCCGTAGCGATCCTCACCGTGCTCTCACTGTCGGGCTGGGCGCATCCATGGGGGATCGCGAGCTGCGCCGTCGGCATATCGACGGGCGCGGTACTGCTGCAAAGTGTTTTCGACGTCTGGTGGCGCACCACGGCAGGCCGACCAATCCTGGACCTCCTGCCCACGCTCACCTGGATGGTGTTACTGGGCGCAGTGATCGCCGCAATCCCCGTTCGGCTCGACAATTACGGCGATCCCGGCGCACCCCGCAGGCCACGCGGTCACCGCGAGCAGGCTCGGAGCGCCTGA